TGTGCATAAAGTTGATTGGGAAGTATAAGTGTCCCATTTGTTTCTCCTAAAATTAGGGCTTCCCATTGACCTTCTCCTACTTGCCTAGATAATCTAATTTCGATTTTCCCCTCAGCCTTCAAAACAGCAGGAATGGTTCTACTATTATTGAATACCAGTAAGTCCCCTGGAGATAAATAAGAGTCAATTTGTTCGAATCTGTCGTGATATGTTTCGCCAGTATTCCGATCTAGAACCATCATTCTTACATGTTCTCGCATCCCACCTCTGTATTCTGCAGGTATTTTGGCGTTAAGGTACTCTGGAATTTCAAATGATTGATGTATGATATTAGTCATAAGAGACCCTCTCCTCCTTTGAAAGCTTGAGCTTCAAATCGTTGTCCATTTAATCCTATAGATTTGTCTGAAGATAAATATAAAAATACACCGACAACATCGTTTGGATTGGCCAAATCATAGTCACAATCTGGCACGGCTATCCTGTGCATTTCCGTGTCCATCTCACCAGGATCTACGGCATTGATTCGAATTCCGGTATCTTTAAGTTCATCCGCCCATGTCTGCGTCATTCCTTCCACTCCAAATTTTGATATACCGTATGCACCCCATTCAGCAAACCCTGTCCGCCCTGCCTCTGATGTGACATTGATAATCGAGCCACCTCCTTGAGCAAACATGACCGGCAACACTCTTTTTGTCATAAAAAATGGATTTAGGATGTTTACGCGAACAACCTCTTCAAAATCTCGCTCTGGATAATCTGCCAAATACAATGGACCTGGCCCAAAGATGGAAGCATTGTTTATAAGAACATCCACTTTTCCGAAGGTAGTCTCTGTAATAGAAACAAAACGGTCAACATCTTTTGTAGACGAAGTATCTACCGAGAAGGCTAGTACCTCTGCCCCTAACGCCAGAGCTTCTTCTTTCACAGCATTAAGTTTTTCCAAACCTCTTGCGCAGATGGCTAACTTGGCTCCTTCTTTAGCAAAAGCCAATGTTAATGCCCTTCCTAACCCCTTTGAAGCCCCTGTAATCATGACGACTTTATTTTTTAAGCTCATTTCTAACAACTCCCTTTGTTTTTCTTCTTGCTTTTATCTTATTGAAAGAAAAGGGTAAGAACCTCGTCAGAAATAAGGAAGTTTGATTACAGATAAGGGCGGATGAATGTCTACAACCTTTGGAGTAGATGAATCTCTCATTACTCTTCCATTAACAAAAGCAAAAACTTCTCTTTTTAGGTTTTTGCCTCTTTTAATTCCAAAATCTACGACCTCTCATACATAATTTTCCTTCATTAGCTAAAAGTATAAAAAGCATATGTATGATTGGAGGAATCACAATTGTCAAAAGATGAACACATCCCCCATTCTCCAGAGCCATTTTGGAGGGAATCCACAGAACTCCCATCTTTTCCAAAGCTAGAGGAGAATAAATATTTTGATTGCATTATTGTTGGTGGCGGCATCACAGGGATTACCACAGCTTACCTTTTATCAAAAGAAGGAATAAAAGTCGGACTCATTGAAGCCGACAAAATCTTAAATGGTACCACTGGACACACAACAGCAAAAATTACTGCACAGCATGACCTGATTTATGATGAATTTATCAATCATTTTGGAAAAGAACAGGCAAAAGCCTATTATGAAGTCAATACTCAAGCTTTACGGTTTATTGAAAAAACGATTGAAGAGCACAATATTGATTGTGATTTTAGCAAAGAAGACGCCTACCTTTACGCTACCACTGATCAATATGCAAAGAAGATTGAAAAAGAATATAAAGCCTATCAACAATTAGGGATTCCAGGTGAACTACTACAGCAGCTACCATTTGATCTCTCAATTAAAGCTGCAGTCGTCATGAAAGAGCAGGCACAATTCCACCCACTGAAATACTTAGCTAAACTAGCCTCCATTATAAAAGAAAACGGAGTTGTGATATTCGAAAACACCGTTGCAGTGGATATTCAAAAAGGGGCACACCCAAAAGTCATTACTCGTGACGGTCATGAAATTACCAGTAAATATATAGTCATGGCCTCTCATTTTCCTTTTCATGATGATAAGAAGAGCCTGTTCTTTTCAAGAATGTATGCCGACCGTTCCTATGTTGTTAGTATAAAGCCAGAGAAGGATTTCCCAGGTGGTATGTATTTAAGTGTAGACAAGCCTATTCGCTCCATTCGCTATACACCGCTTAATGGGGAAAAGTTGCTAATTATTGGAGGAGAAGGACACAAAACGGGGCAAGGTATCGATACCTTAACCCATTACAAAGCTCTCGAACAATTCGCTAGTGATGTGTTTGGTATTAAAGAAATGACGAATAAGTGGTCTGCTCAAGACTTATATACACTTGATAAACTTCCATACATTGGGCCATTAGCGGAAGATGCACCGAACATCTTTGTTGCTACAGGATATAAAAAATGGGGAATGACAACAAGTACTGTTGCAGCCTCTCTTATTACAGATGCAATTAAAGAGGTTCAAAACCCTTATGCCGAGCTATTTTCTCCTTCACGTTTTTATGCGGACCCAAGTATAAAGAAGTTCCTTATGACAAACGGAGATGTAGCTAAGCATTTACTGAAAGGGAAGCTTGAGTATGTAGGAAGAACACTAGATGATATCGAAAACGACGAAGGAGCTGTCGTTAATATAAACGGTCAGCGCACTGGTGTTTATAAAGACACTGAAGGAAAGGTACATATGGTCGACACGACCTGTACCCACATGGGCTGCGAAGTGGAATGGAATCATGGTGAACGGACTTGGGATTGTCCATGTCATGGTTCTAGGTTTTCGGTTGATGGTGGTGTAATCGAAGGTCCTGCTAAAAAACCGTTAAAAAGAGTTGATGAAGCTTAATGGGGTCCAGTAAATACCAGTAAAGAACCTGTGTTGACCCTAAAGCCGGCACTTTCATTAAAATGGCAAAATATGTTAGATCGAAGTGGACAGGAGATCCGTTATTTACCCAAAAATCTGTGTTTTCAAGAGGTTTGCGGACAGAGGTTCCGTTATTTCACTAAATTAAGGCGAAAATGTCCTTAAAATGGTCAAATAGAGGAACGACTGTCCGTTTAAACCTTGATAAGCAGCATTTTCAATTATATAACGGAACCTGTGTCCGGATAAGAGAAAGGTGTGGTAGCTAACTCTATACTCTATTCCCTAACACCTTCTATATACTTCTTGAAGCTCTCTAGATTTTCAACATCTTCTTTTTTTAGAATCTTAGTCATAACAGGCTTTGTTAACAAGTTACGTAAGCCTTTCGTTTTCACCTTACTCGTCAATTGGACTCTTGTCCCTTGTCCCGTTTGTTCAAAAATATAGTCCTGCACAATAACAAGTCCACTTGGTTCATTTTTGACCACTAGTTGCTTAGACGGATTATAGGTTAGGATTTCTAACGTTGCATACGCCTTAAACCCTCGAATGAGCCTTGTCTCTTTAAATTTCGTTCCTACTTCGATAGGCCCATCTGTTATCTTTGCCATTTCCTCAACATGGTCAAATATATCCGGATATTGTAAAAAGTTACTCACTGCTGAAAATACCTCATCAATAGGCTTGTTTATCTCAATTGTATTAGAAAAGGACATCTTATTGTTCCTCCATTTTATTATTTCCTTATTACATTCTACATAACGCAGGAGTATTATGGATAAAAAATTAACATAAAGTTTGGCCGGGGACAAACTCTATACACTTTTTCCGTATTACCCATTTTCCGACAGGGATATAGTACCGTTAATTGAAGAAAATATAGTTGTCTCATTCTGTTTTAGAAAGGAGACTTAAATGAAACTTAAACGTATAGGGAGTGTTCTAATGGGCGTATTAAGTGGAAATCCACAAAATGAACCTTTGCATTATGGTGAAGTATTTGCAGTTTGGGGATATCTTTCAGTAACTAAGGGAAATATTGCTGGTTATCAAGTGTTAAGTAATCATACTGGTGACGAGGATTTGAAGAAACTACTTGAAGATTCTATCCAAGATATGAAACGCGAAGAAGAAAAACTAGAAGAAATTTTAAAAGTGAATGGAATTGCTCTACCACCTGCTCCTCCAGAGCGTCCGTATGCTACCATTGAAAGCATACCAGCGGGAGCACGCATCAATGACCCAGAGGTTAGCGCAAAAGTATCTGCTGATATCGCTGCTGGACTCATTGCTTGTAGCCAAGCGATTGGGCAGTCAGTTCGTGAGGATATTGCTATGATGTTTGGTCAATTCCATATGACAAAAGCGCAGTATGGGGCAAAATTATTACGTTTAAATAAAGAAAAAGGTTGGTTAATCCCACCTCCATTACATGTTGGTACACCTGAAGATTGTTAATAGGAAAAGGCCATCTTTAATGCGGTGGCCTTTTTTAAGTAGTGGATCTTTTCAATTCCTAACCTGACCAATGATAAACCTTACTGTTATCTGTTTCCCATGTTTGATCCGCTTGATTATAAATCATCTCAGTATTTTGTAAATAGATATCAGTCTTATCGCTTAAATCAGCTTGAACATCCATATCAGAACTTATCTCAACCTCCGTAAATAAAGGCACAATAGAATACAGTTCTTTAATTTCTTCATTTAGCATGCGAATACACCCATTCGATACATTCTCTCCAATTTTTTCCGGGCTATTGGTACCATGTATAGCAATTTGAGAAATTCCTAACGCTCTTTTCCCGTATGGACTTTCTTCGAGTGGAGTAACATGACTGTTTGGATTCATGATTTTTTGATTAATGGTATGAATTCCTTCCGGGGTACTACCTAAGTGGCCAAGAGCAACTGTGTATTTCCTTAAAATAGTTTTATCCGCTACAAGGTACAATTCATTAGAATTCTTCAAAACCAATATACGCAGAGGCTCAAAGTGAATATCATTCACTCCTTCTACGTTTACATTGGGGTATAAGGCTTCTGAAATTAGTTGCTTTAATTGATTTTCTTTCATCTGCTTATTGTTTATTTTTTTCGGTTCATACACCCAACCTCCTTTATTAGTGAAGTGTTGTGAAACTTGGTTAGAGAGAGTATGTGGTTCCTTTGGTATAGAAGAGATAATGTTATGTGGGAATGGTTGAGTTAATGCAGTTAAATCATTGGGCATAAAACCATTTTTTTTAGTGTAGTGATAAATAGCACTTCTTAATACAGTCGTTACTTCCCAAAGTGTATCCGTAGTCTGTACCGACTGCTCTTGTGCTAACTGAGGCTGGTCTCGGTGGATGCTTATATCTGAAACATACAGTTCGCTATACATTTTTTTTGGTTCTTCCTGAACAGTATCATTTGGCCATAATAAAAAAAATCCCACTGTCGCAGTAATAATTCCTAATATATAAAAAATAGATAGTAATAAAATGATATCTTTTTTCTCAAATGAGGATTTCACTTTCTTGTCCACATTGCTCCCCCTATGACTCACTCACTTGGTCCTACTAAAAGGCCCTCATAAAAAGTCTATGAAGAGAAAGAAAATATAGTACATCTTGATTAGAAGATGTACTATTAACTAACATTGTGTAGATTGTTGATTAGCTGTACATATTCATCTATATTTCCGATGTCATAACGGTCACCATCAATGATTCGACCGAATACATTTTTGTCACCGATTAGTTCCTTAATAGCATCAGTCAGTTGGTATTCTTCATCTTTACCCGGGGCAATTTTTTCTAAAAAAGAAAAAATTTCAGGTGTAAAGATATAACGGCCAACTACCGCTAAATTTGATGGGGGATTTTCTTGAGGCTTTTCCACAATATCACCAATCTTTATGGTTTCATTCCCGATGAGTTGCCCTTTAATTACACCATATTTCTTGAGGAATTCTGACGGTACCTTCTTTAATCCTATTACACTCCCACCGGTTTGGTTGTAAACGTTAACTAATTGCTGTAAAGCTGGTGTGCGTTTGGCTACGACAATGTCATCAGGTAAAAGAACGGCAACAGGATCACCTTGAGCAAATTGTTTACCAAGAAGAACAGCATCCCCAAGCCCCTTTGCGTAGGGTTGTCTAGTGTAGTGAATTTGTATTTTAGGAAATTCTAATTCCTCTAATAAATA
This is a stretch of genomic DNA from Bacillus carboniphilus. It encodes these proteins:
- a CDS encoding SDR family oxidoreductase, which codes for MSLKNKVVMITGASKGLGRALTLAFAKEGAKLAICARGLEKLNAVKEEALALGAEVLAFSVDTSSTKDVDRFVSITETTFGKVDVLINNASIFGPGPLYLADYPERDFEEVVRVNILNPFFMTKRVLPVMFAQGGGSIINVTSEAGRTGFAEWGAYGISKFGVEGMTQTWADELKDTGIRINAVDPGEMDTEMHRIAVPDCDYDLANPNDVVGVFLYLSSDKSIGLNGQRFEAQAFKGGEGLL
- a CDS encoding FAD-dependent oxidoreductase; translation: MSKDEHIPHSPEPFWRESTELPSFPKLEENKYFDCIIVGGGITGITTAYLLSKEGIKVGLIEADKILNGTTGHTTAKITAQHDLIYDEFINHFGKEQAKAYYEVNTQALRFIEKTIEEHNIDCDFSKEDAYLYATTDQYAKKIEKEYKAYQQLGIPGELLQQLPFDLSIKAAVVMKEQAQFHPLKYLAKLASIIKENGVVIFENTVAVDIQKGAHPKVITRDGHEITSKYIVMASHFPFHDDKKSLFFSRMYADRSYVVSIKPEKDFPGGMYLSVDKPIRSIRYTPLNGEKLLIIGGEGHKTGQGIDTLTHYKALEQFASDVFGIKEMTNKWSAQDLYTLDKLPYIGPLAEDAPNIFVATGYKKWGMTTSTVAASLITDAIKEVQNPYAELFSPSRFYADPSIKKFLMTNGDVAKHLLKGKLEYVGRTLDDIENDEGAVVNINGQRTGVYKDTEGKVHMVDTTCTHMGCEVEWNHGERTWDCPCHGSRFSVDGGVIEGPAKKPLKRVDEA
- a CDS encoding SRPBCC family protein; this encodes MSFSNTIEINKPIDEVFSAVSNFLQYPDIFDHVEEMAKITDGPIEVGTKFKETRLIRGFKAYATLEILTYNPSKQLVVKNEPSGLVIVQDYIFEQTGQGTRVQLTSKVKTKGLRNLLTKPVMTKILKKEDVENLESFKKYIEGVRE
- a CDS encoding DUF3231 family protein, whose translation is MGVLSGNPQNEPLHYGEVFAVWGYLSVTKGNIAGYQVLSNHTGDEDLKKLLEDSIQDMKREEEKLEEILKVNGIALPPAPPERPYATIESIPAGARINDPEVSAKVSADIAAGLIACSQAIGQSVREDIAMMFGQFHMTKAQYGAKLLRLNKEKGWLIPPPLHVGTPEDC
- a CDS encoding L,D-transpeptidase, with product MDKKVKSSFEKKDIILLLSIFYILGIITATVGFFLLWPNDTVQEEPKKMYSELYVSDISIHRDQPQLAQEQSVQTTDTLWEVTTVLRSAIYHYTKKNGFMPNDLTALTQPFPHNIISSIPKEPHTLSNQVSQHFTNKGGWVYEPKKINNKQMKENQLKQLISEALYPNVNVEGVNDIHFEPLRILVLKNSNELYLVADKTILRKYTVALGHLGSTPEGIHTINQKIMNPNSHVTPLEESPYGKRALGISQIAIHGTNSPEKIGENVSNGCIRMLNEEIKELYSIVPLFTEVEISSDMDVQADLSDKTDIYLQNTEMIYNQADQTWETDNSKVYHWSG
- a CDS encoding UTP--glucose-1-phosphate uridylyltransferase; its protein translation is MIKKAIIPAAGYGTRCLPITKVIPKEMFPIGEKPAIQYIVEEAMNSGIEEILMVVSRAKNIIVDYFDHSLELEAFLARKNKKYLLEELEFPKIQIHYTRQPYAKGLGDAVLLGKQFAQGDPVAVLLPDDIVVAKRTPALQQLVNVYNQTGGSVIGLKKVPSEFLKKYGVIKGQLIGNETIKIGDIVEKPQENPPSNLAVVGRYIFTPEIFSFLEKIAPGKDEEYQLTDAIKELIGDKNVFGRIIDGDRYDIGNIDEYVQLINNLHNVS